Proteins co-encoded in one Oceanibaculum indicum P24 genomic window:
- a CDS encoding DUF3833 domain-containing protein: protein MFRAAAALLAAVLLLGGCSAMKPEDFAGTEPKLTVEEYFAGKSRAWGIFQDRFGTLKRSFTVDIEGRQEGDEFVLVEDFVYDDGETDRRIWRIRKLDEHRYEGRADDVVGTATGIAYGKALNWRYDFDLKVGERTIRVHFDDWMFRQDDKVMVNRATVTKFGIELGQVTLFFLREDKKQTASLAAE, encoded by the coding sequence ATGTTTCGCGCCGCAGCAGCGCTGCTGGCTGCCGTTCTTCTGCTGGGAGGATGCAGCGCCATGAAGCCTGAGGATTTCGCCGGCACCGAGCCGAAATTGACCGTCGAGGAGTATTTTGCCGGCAAGAGCCGCGCCTGGGGCATCTTCCAGGACCGGTTCGGCACGCTGAAGCGCAGCTTCACGGTCGATATCGAGGGCCGGCAGGAAGGCGACGAGTTCGTCCTCGTTGAGGATTTCGTCTATGACGATGGCGAGACCGACCGGCGCATCTGGCGCATCCGCAAGCTGGACGAGCACCGCTATGAAGGCCGCGCCGACGATGTGGTCGGCACCGCAACCGGAATCGCCTACGGCAAGGCGCTGAACTGGCGCTACGATTTCGATCTGAAGGTCGGCGAGCGGACGATCCGCGTGCATTTCGACGACTGGATGTTCCGGCAGGATGACAAGGTCATGGTGAACCGCGCCACGGTCACCAAGTTCGGCATCGAGCTGGGTCAGGTCACGCTGTTCTTCCTGCGCGAGGACAAAAAGCAGACCGCCTCCCTCGCGGCGGAGTGA
- a CDS encoding SDR family NAD(P)-dependent oxidoreductase has protein sequence MNNAKPASRLIWITGASYGLGREVALQLARRGDRVAVSARSADKLKGLAGEAPEGSILPYELDVTDGQATADTVARIEAEHGPIDIALLNAGTHEPVSADDFKAEKLRELVELNLMGTANCLEPLLATFRNRRRGQIAIVASVAGYRGLPTSAAYGATKAGLINMAESLKPECDRLGVKMQIVNPGFVRTPLTDRNPFPMPFLMEPEDAAAALIRGLDGDGFEITFPKRFTYLLKILRCLPYALYFPMIRRATKQ, from the coding sequence ATGAACAACGCTAAGCCCGCCAGCCGACTGATCTGGATCACCGGCGCGAGCTATGGGCTGGGCCGGGAAGTCGCCCTGCAGCTTGCCCGTCGGGGTGACCGGGTGGCGGTCAGCGCGCGTTCGGCCGACAAGCTGAAGGGGCTGGCCGGGGAGGCGCCGGAAGGCAGCATCCTGCCCTACGAGCTGGATGTGACAGACGGCCAAGCAACCGCCGATACGGTTGCCCGCATCGAGGCGGAGCATGGCCCCATCGATATCGCCCTGCTGAATGCCGGCACGCATGAGCCGGTCAGCGCCGATGATTTCAAGGCGGAAAAGCTGCGCGAGCTGGTTGAGCTGAACCTGATGGGCACGGCAAACTGTCTGGAGCCGCTGCTGGCGACGTTCAGGAACCGAAGGCGCGGACAGATTGCCATCGTTGCCTCGGTTGCGGGCTATCGCGGCCTGCCGACCTCCGCCGCCTATGGCGCAACCAAGGCCGGTCTGATCAACATGGCGGAATCGTTGAAACCGGAATGCGACCGGCTGGGCGTGAAGATGCAGATCGTCAATCCCGGCTTCGTGCGCACGCCGCTGACGGACAGGAATCCGTTCCCCATGCCGTTCTTGATGGAGCCGGAGGATGCGGCCGCCGCCCTCATTCGCGGGCTGGACGGCGACGGCTTCGAGATCACCTTTCCGAAGCGCTTCACCTATCTGCTGAAGATTCTGCGCTGCCTGCCCTATGCTCTCTATTTCCCGATGATCAGGCGGGCGACGAAACAGTGA
- a CDS encoding nickel/cobalt transporter — MRIAAFCGLCLLLLVCIVPEALAQSPLAGPSAPAGEPGLFSAILAQIARWQSQLHREMAALVRATSQGEALWPALTLIGVSFLYGIFHAAGPGHGKAVISAYLVGHDSRLKRGIALAFASSLVQGLSAVMLVVVLAVLLGASRFAIGEQVKVLEIVSFSLVIVIGLWLAVRAWKGESCDHDHGIGPAHHDHAHHAHDHDHDHHHHDHAHDHAVTARRGLRRFWAMAAAVGIRPCSGAVLVLLFTLANGLFLLGVAATFAMALGTAMTVAALAMASVYGRKIALAFGDRTESVWRDRLHRGIGVAGSLAISAFGLLFLLATLQRGGMF; from the coding sequence ATGCGCATCGCCGCCTTTTGCGGGCTGTGTCTGCTGTTGCTTGTCTGCATTGTTCCCGAAGCGCTGGCGCAATCGCCGTTAGCGGGGCCATCAGCCCCGGCAGGCGAACCTGGCCTGTTCTCCGCCATCCTTGCGCAGATTGCCCGCTGGCAGTCGCAACTGCACCGCGAGATGGCGGCGCTGGTGCGGGCGACGAGCCAGGGCGAGGCGCTGTGGCCGGCGCTGACGCTGATCGGTGTCTCCTTCCTCTACGGCATTTTCCATGCCGCCGGGCCGGGTCATGGCAAGGCGGTGATCTCGGCCTATCTGGTCGGCCATGACAGCCGGTTGAAGCGCGGCATCGCGCTCGCCTTCGCCTCCTCGCTGGTGCAGGGGCTGAGTGCCGTCATGCTGGTCGTTGTGCTGGCTGTGCTGCTGGGCGCCTCGCGCTTCGCCATCGGCGAGCAGGTGAAGGTGCTGGAAATCGTCAGCTTCAGCCTCGTCATCGTGATCGGCTTGTGGCTGGCGGTGCGGGCCTGGAAGGGCGAGAGCTGCGACCATGATCACGGTATCGGTCCTGCCCATCATGACCATGCGCATCACGCCCACGACCATGACCATGACCACCACCACCATGATCATGCACACGATCATGCGGTGACGGCGCGGCGCGGGCTGCGGCGCTTTTGGGCGATGGCGGCGGCGGTCGGCATCCGGCCCTGCAGCGGTGCGGTGCTGGTGCTGCTGTTCACGCTGGCCAATGGCCTTTTCCTGCTGGGGGTTGCAGCTACCTTCGCGATGGCGCTGGGCACGGCGATGACGGTCGCGGCGCTGGCCATGGCCAGTGTCTATGGCCGGAAGATAGCGCTGGCGTTCGGCGACCGGACGGAGTCGGTCTGGCGCGACCGGCTGCACCGCGGCATCGGCGTTGCCGGCTCGCTGGCGATTTCCGCCTTCGGGCTGCTGTTCCTGCTGGCGACGCTGCAGCGCGGCGGAATGTTCTGA
- a CDS encoding DUF1007 family protein: protein MTGRGQGLAVILLALVLLFAVPPRGAQSHPHVWIDAHATLHFDAGKLTALDVVWVFDDFFSSMMIEDFAAKDGKSFTRQGHADLESQVMLPMAEFGFFTHVSADGTLLKIEKIANFKASIEKGRVVFAFRALLPRAIDPRATALSVGLYDESYYVELLLDEWDPFRLAGEAVPACAIDMTEDMSRPLYYGAFFPRVATLSCTGS from the coding sequence ATGACCGGACGGGGGCAGGGGCTGGCGGTCATTCTCCTGGCGCTGGTGCTGCTGTTCGCGGTGCCGCCGCGCGGCGCACAGTCCCATCCTCATGTCTGGATCGATGCCCACGCCACGCTGCACTTCGATGCCGGCAAGCTGACCGCCCTCGATGTCGTCTGGGTGTTCGACGATTTCTTCAGCTCCATGATGATCGAGGATTTCGCGGCCAAGGACGGCAAGAGCTTCACCAGGCAGGGACATGCCGACCTGGAAAGCCAGGTCATGCTGCCGATGGCGGAGTTCGGCTTCTTCACCCATGTCAGCGCGGACGGAACGCTGCTGAAGATCGAGAAGATCGCAAATTTCAAGGCGAGCATCGAGAAGGGCCGCGTCGTCTTCGCCTTCCGGGCGCTACTGCCCCGGGCCATCGATCCGCGGGCGACGGCGCTGTCGGTCGGGCTCTATGACGAAAGCTATTATGTCGAACTGCTGCTCGATGAATGGGACCCGTTCCGTCTGGCGGGCGAGGCCGTGCCCGCCTGCGCCATCGACATGACGGAGGATATGAGCCGCCCGCTCTATTACGGCGCCTTCTTTCCGCGCGTTGCTACGTTAAGCTGCACCGGGAGCTGA
- a CDS encoding nuclear transport factor 2 family protein has product MKQAVAAYGRFFETIAPDSLDRLDGIVAPDVRFVDPFNDVTGIEKYRAVFRHMFETVEQPRFTILRTAIEGDTAFYRWRFSFRRKGAVEIWTIEGMSEVRFRPDGLVAEHVDHWDAASQLYERLPVLGALLRWVRRKLAV; this is encoded by the coding sequence GTGAAACAGGCCGTTGCGGCCTATGGCCGCTTCTTCGAGACTATCGCCCCGGACAGTCTGGACCGGCTGGACGGGATCGTGGCACCCGATGTGCGCTTCGTCGATCCGTTCAACGATGTGACGGGCATCGAGAAATACCGCGCCGTCTTCCGGCACATGTTCGAGACGGTGGAGCAGCCGCGCTTCACCATCCTGCGCACCGCCATCGAGGGCGATACCGCCTTTTACCGGTGGCGGTTCAGCTTCCGGCGCAAGGGCGCGGTCGAGATCTGGACCATCGAGGGCATGAGCGAGGTGCGCTTCCGCCCCGACGGGCTGGTGGCAGAGCATGTTGACCATTGGGATGCCGCCAGCCAGCTTTATGAGCGCCTACCGGTCCTCGGCGCGCTGCTGCGGTGGGTGAGGCGGAAGCTGGCGGTCTAG
- a CDS encoding MFS transporter produces MPHTPLARRILAAYGLPGLPMAALGLPLFIYLPTFYAADLGLNLTAVGAVLLLARLWDGVTDPAVGVLSDRTRSRWGRRRPWMITGLPVTLLAMWMLFVPPQDAGILHLLGWSMLLYLGWTMISLPHSAWGAELSPDYHERSRITASRELFVVLGTLIAAGLPSLVGGGNAEVLKVLAITLLIALPLTILLASVVVSEPPRPAPRTCNWRLAIRVLLANRPFRRLIVAYLLNGIANGLPATLVLLFAAQVLQLGDLSGLFLTVYFGCGILSIPVWIAASRKLEKHRAWCMAMLLNCLFFAPVPLLGAGDMAGFLAICVLTGLCLGADLALPPSMQADVVDIDTAESGAHRAGLYFALWGVATKLALALAVGIAFPILDLFGFQAAAGSANDPLALSALAALYAIAPIAFKLAAIALMWGYPIGAAEHAAVKRRIEAVP; encoded by the coding sequence ATGCCCCATACCCCCCTGGCACGCCGGATACTCGCCGCCTATGGCCTGCCCGGCCTGCCGATGGCAGCGCTAGGACTGCCGCTGTTCATCTATCTGCCGACCTTCTATGCCGCCGATCTGGGGCTGAACCTCACGGCGGTCGGCGCGGTGCTGCTGCTGGCACGGCTGTGGGACGGGGTGACCGATCCGGCGGTCGGCGTGCTCAGTGACCGCACGCGCAGCCGCTGGGGCCGGCGCCGGCCCTGGATGATCACCGGGCTGCCGGTGACCCTGCTGGCCATGTGGATGCTGTTCGTGCCACCGCAAGATGCGGGCATCTTGCATCTGCTGGGCTGGTCGATGCTGCTCTATCTTGGCTGGACGATGATCTCCCTGCCGCATTCCGCCTGGGGGGCGGAGCTGTCGCCGGATTACCACGAACGCTCCCGCATTACTGCCTCACGCGAGTTGTTCGTCGTACTGGGCACGCTGATCGCGGCCGGCCTGCCCTCGCTGGTCGGGGGCGGCAACGCCGAGGTGCTGAAAGTGCTGGCGATTACCCTGCTGATCGCCCTGCCGCTGACAATCCTGCTGGCCAGTGTGGTTGTCAGTGAACCGCCTCGCCCTGCCCCGCGTACATGTAACTGGAGACTGGCAATAAGGGTGCTCCTCGCGAACCGCCCCTTCCGCCGGCTGATCGTGGCCTATCTGCTGAATGGTATCGCAAATGGCCTGCCGGCGACCCTGGTTCTGCTGTTTGCGGCCCAGGTACTCCAACTGGGCGATTTGAGCGGCCTGTTCCTTACGGTGTATTTCGGATGCGGCATTCTCTCCATACCGGTCTGGATCGCGGCCAGCCGCAAGCTGGAGAAGCACCGCGCCTGGTGCATGGCGATGCTGCTGAACTGCCTGTTCTTCGCACCAGTGCCCCTGCTGGGCGCGGGCGACATGGCGGGATTCCTGGCAATCTGTGTGCTGACCGGCCTGTGCCTGGGCGCCGATCTCGCCCTGCCGCCCTCAATGCAGGCGGATGTGGTGGATATCGACACGGCGGAGAGCGGGGCACACCGCGCCGGCCTGTATTTCGCGCTGTGGGGCGTGGCGACGAAGCTGGCGCTGGCGCTGGCCGTGGGCATCGCCTTTCCAATCCTCGACCTGTTCGGCTTTCAGGCGGCAGCTGGCAGTGCGAACGATCCGCTGGCGCTGTCCGCCCTGGCCGCGCTCTACGCCATCGCGCCGATCGCCTTCAAGCTGGCCGCTATCGCGCTGATGTGGGGCTATCCTATCGGCGCGGCCGAGCATGCGGCGGTGAAGCGCCGGATCGAGGCCGTGCCATGA
- a CDS encoding DUF6134 family protein encodes MKRLLAAAAILLAVTPSAQAEPTVERIDFEVTRGGDPLGWHRLRIERDGDRARVEIMIDFELKFGPIALYRYTHRNRTLIEDGKVVSIETRTNDDGDYFAVLARQDDAGRGDGTLSLLGVDGRIKVPADIFPSDYWRYATVRQGRLLDTQKGIVREVEMTAMAGREGCYDMTGELTMQLCYDADKRWVGGSFDGRGEEVLYTRRLVPSDTPWNFSLEDVPPGEPASRYVTVAQNEQR; translated from the coding sequence ATGAAACGACTTCTCGCCGCTGCCGCAATTCTTCTGGCCGTCACGCCGTCGGCCCAGGCCGAACCCACGGTCGAGCGCATCGATTTCGAGGTGACGCGCGGTGGTGATCCACTGGGCTGGCACCGGCTGCGCATCGAGCGCGATGGCGACAGGGCCAGGGTCGAGATCATGATCGATTTCGAGCTGAAATTCGGTCCCATCGCGTTGTACCGCTACACGCACCGCAACCGCACCCTGATCGAGGACGGCAAGGTGGTGAGCATCGAGACCCGCACCAATGATGATGGCGATTACTTCGCCGTACTCGCCCGGCAGGATGATGCCGGGCGCGGCGACGGCACGCTCTCGCTGCTGGGTGTCGATGGCCGGATCAAGGTTCCGGCCGATATCTTCCCGTCGGATTACTGGCGTTATGCGACGGTCCGCCAGGGCCGTCTGCTGGATACCCAGAAGGGCATCGTCCGGGAAGTTGAGATGACCGCGATGGCGGGGCGTGAGGGCTGCTACGACATGACCGGCGAGCTCACCATGCAGCTCTGCTACGACGCGGATAAGCGCTGGGTCGGTGGCAGCTTCGACGGGCGCGGCGAGGAAGTGCTCTATACCCGCCGCCTGGTGCCGTCGGATACGCCCTGGAATTTCAGCCTTGAGGATGTGCCGCCCGGCGAGCCCGCCAGCCGCTATGTGACGGTGGCGCAGAATGAACAACGCTAA